The genomic DNA GGTCACGCCGATGGCGTGGCCTTGCCGATGCCGCGCGACCAGGTCGAGCAGAACGTGCATGGGGAGTCCTGTCAGGGGAGGGGGGAAGGCGGTGTCTGGCGCTCGGGTTCGAGCACCAACAGCAGCGATGCGATCAGGGCGAGGACCAGGCCGACCGTCTTCAGCGGGCCCGGCACGACGCTGGCGAACAGCAGCGACAGCACGGCCGTCACCAGCGGTGCGCCTGCGTTGCTCAGCGGCGCCACCACCATGGCCTTGCCGTAGCGGAAGGCAAAGACCAGGGTGAGCGCGCCGATCGCGTTGAGGATCTGGATGCCGGCGGTCATCCACGGCCCGGTCAGGCCCCAGTTGATCGGTTGCGAAAAGTCGGTCATCGCCAAGGCCACCGGTGCCAGCAGCAGCGCGCCGAGCGTCATGTAGGCAAAGATGCTCTCCGCCCGCACCGTGTCGTTGGCCAGCTTCATGAAATAGGCCTGCAGGCCCCACGCCAGCATGATCAGCAGGGATTGCACGAACCAGCCCAGGCCGGCTTCGCCGCGCCCGAAAGACAGATCCAGCAGCGGCAGCGCCACCAGGGCCAGCACGATGCCCAGCGTGCCCTGCCAGCCGGTGCGCTCGCGCAGCAGCAGGAAAGACAGCGCAATGGTCACCACCGGCGACAGCGAAATCACCGGGAACACGAAGTACGCAGGACCGATGGTCAGCGTATGGAACAGCAGCATCTGCCCACCGGCACCGAGCAGGCCGATGATCAGGCCGTAGCCGATCGCCCGCTTCGAGCGCTCCAGCTGCCAGCCGCCGCGCCACAGGATGTACAGCGCCGGCGGCACCATGGTCAGCGCCCAGACGCAGTACACCAGCGTGTCCGGGAAGCCATGCGCAGCAGATAGCGGGGACAGCGCGCCCCACACACCCCAAAGGGCCACCGTGGCCAGCGCGAATCCCAACCAGGGGCGACGGCGCGCGGGCGGGGCAGCCATCACGACGGCCTCGGCACTCATGCGCCGGTACCGGCAGGAGTGGCCTGCAGCATCAGGAAGCGCTCGAACCGCGCGGGCAGGCGGGCCACGGCGCCGCCGTCCACCTCGCCCAGATCGGTGTCGTTGAACAGGTCACGCACCGCCCAACGGCCGGCCGGCAGTCCACGCAGCTCGACCTTGCCGTCCCAGCGGGGCGCGTAAAAGGTGTAGTAGCGAGCTCCGTCCTTGGCGATGGCATGCGCTTCGGGCTTGTCGAAGCCGATGTCGTACAGCGTACCCAGGTACTCGCCCTTGGGCAGCATGTGCGTGTTGTACAGGCCCACCCACCGACGCCACAGCGCTTCGCGCTCGTCGGTCAGCACGAAGCCGCCGGGCGGAAGGGGGACCGAGGGATGATCGGTGTCCTTCGGCCAGGTGAACTTGCTGGAGATCACCGCGCCGATGCCCACGCTGGAAGCGAAGTCATCGCGG from Stenotrophomonas sp. 169 includes the following:
- a CDS encoding DMT family transporter, which encodes MSAEAVVMAAPPARRRPWLGFALATVALWGVWGALSPLSAAHGFPDTLVYCVWALTMVPPALYILWRGGWQLERSKRAIGYGLIIGLLGAGGQMLLFHTLTIGPAYFVFPVISLSPVVTIALSFLLLRERTGWQGTLGIVLALVALPLLDLSFGRGEAGLGWFVQSLLIMLAWGLQAYFMKLANDTVRAESIFAYMTLGALLLAPVALAMTDFSQPINWGLTGPWMTAGIQILNAIGALTLVFAFRYGKAMVVAPLSNAGAPLVTAVLSLLFASVVPGPLKTVGLVLALIASLLLVLEPERQTPPSPLP